In one Colletotrichum destructivum chromosome 2, complete sequence genomic region, the following are encoded:
- a CDS encoding Putative aldolase-type TIM barrel, tRNA-dihydrouridine synthase, DUS-like, FMN-binding protein produces the protein MSFRTLLKTMGSELKKVPIPRRGVDYRGKIVLAPMVRSGELPSRLLALHYGADLVWGPETVDKAMIGTTRRVNPVTKTIDWTKIPSFGQKNPPKTIPEAMVFSTHPEKEAGKLIFQIGTADPDLAVQAARLVAADVAGIDVNAGCPKPFSISGGMGAALLKTPDKLCAILEALVTNIMPEYEIGISVKIRLLDTPEQTEALVRKLCATGITGLTIHCRTTPMRPRERAIREQLRMVADVCHEAGVACIMNGDVESRDHAVDLIKEYGVDGAMIATAAEANSSCFRSNADGGMAPWEEIAATYVKYALEVDNKFGNTKYLLCQIVPGKSSMYQQMSKCKSYTQMCRALGLEDLTELAQQTDLNKGVDPENGPSKGGKKANPSAMAAGGKMAESRATRSPRNMSQRGVNAPSGAQSVQSTAAALQT, from the exons ATGTCATTTCGTACGCTTCTCAAGACTATGGGATCAGAACTCAAGAAAGTGCCCATTCCCCGTCGAGGGGTAGACTACAGGGGCAAGATCGTTCTTGCGCCGATGGTCCGTTCTGGCGAACTTCCTTCTCGCCTTTTGGCCCTGCACTATGGTGCAGACTTGGTATGGG GCCCCGAAACCGTCGACAAAGCCATGATCGGCACTACGCGCAGAGTGAACCCTGTTACGAAGACGATCGACTGGACCAAGATCCCCTCCTTCGGCCAGAAGAATCCCCCAAAGACCATACCCGAGGCCATGGTCTTCAGCACACACCCAGAGAAAGAAGCGGGAAAGCTGATCTTCCAGATCGGAACGGCCGATCCAGACCTGGCAGTCCAGGCGGCCAGACTGGTCGCAGCGGATgtggccggcatcgacgtcAATGCCGGCTGCCCCAAACCCTTCAGCATCAGCGGCGGAATGGGCGCGGCTCTTCTGAAAACACCTGACAAGCTTTGCGCGATCTTGGAAGCTTTGGTCACGAACATCATGCCTGAATACGAAATTGGTATCAGCGTCAAGATTCGCCTCCTTGACACGCCGGAACAAACCGAGGCCCTTGTCAGGAAGCTCTGCGCCACTGGTATTACCGGCCTCACCATCCACTGCCGGACGACTCCTATGAGACCTAGAGAGCGGGCGATTCGAGAGCAGCTCCGCATGGTAGCGGATGTCTGCCACGAAGCTGGCGTTGCCTGCATCATGAACGGCGATGTCGAGAGCCGAGATCACGCAGTAGACCTGATCAAGGAATACGGTGTAGATGGCGCCATGATTGCGACGGCCGCAGAGGCAAACTCAAGTTGCTTCAGGTCGAATGCCGACGGAGGGATGGCACCCTGGGAGGAGATTGCGGCGACTTACGTCAAGTACGCACTGGAAGTCGACAACAAGTTCGGCAACACCAAGTACCTGCTGTGCCAGATCGTGCCAGGTAAAAGCTCGATGTACCAGCAAATGAGCAAGTGCAAGAGCTACACTCAGATGTGTCGCGCTCTCGGGCTCGAGGATCTAACCGAGCTCGCCCAACAGACAGACCTCAACAAAGGCGTCGACCCGGAAAATGGGCCTagcaagggcggcaagaAGGCCAACCCAAGTGCCATGGCAGCCGGTGgcaagatggccgagagcCGGGCAACCAGGTCCCCTCGCAACATGTCTCAACGGGGCGTCAACGCTCCTTCGGGGGCACAGTCAGTTCAGTCgactgctgccgcccttcAGACATGA
- a CDS encoding Putative large ribosomal subunit protein mL53, whose product MITKFMTEVTTKFNPFSPKAKSARLFLSCIPPAARSTGLSIKTVLLPRTSTEPPSLFVKFKDGKEMDIDCEKMGIKNIVEELDRHSRGLQKQADLTD is encoded by the exons ATGATCACCAAGTTTATGACCGAGGTCACCACCAAGTTCAACCCCTTCTCGCCCAAGGCCAAGTCGGCGCGGTTGTTTCTGTCCTGCATCCCGCCTGCGGCGCGCTCGACTGGCCTGTCGATTAAGACCGTCCTGCTGCCGCGGACGTCGACGGAGCCCCCGTCGCTGTTTGTCAAGTTCA AGGATGGCAAGGAAATGGACATCGACTGTGAAAAGATGGGTATCAAGAacatcgtcgaggagcttgacAGACACTCTCGTGGTCTGCAGAAGCAGGCCGATTTGACCGACTAG
- a CDS encoding Putative zn(2)Cys(6) fungal-type DNA-binding domain, fungal transcription factor → MSSLPPNHVRADFMRSTAAVNMAVASSAKAKSACKANSNNNASSKSKTQMHRRSRTGCYTCRLRRKKCDEGSPMCSACKHLGLTCEYKRPMWWSNNDARRKHKDDIKMIIKRKKLSEKASHTIQTSVGSPPGLSHSLPTSATFSDPLDRTRSASIDSHFSTAFNFNSPPTVGAEYGAYNPQMHPDFMFGSFPSPYEIDVKTERQVYMNDVPTLRESTISTFSTFHTPPPPGTILPSSVPLEGEWTEQVYSERKESLSEETLNVNFFDFSHGPTMSNRQVAIELDENDQRLLDHFVQFVLPTIFPILDTNQHGSVGSDLILPALQNNKGYLHCCLSIAAQHYKATMNVSGEEIDQDIMRHRYATITALCDALTKDENHQEILDAALGLIFFQCVVGRFDDALPDIPWHQHFQAAINLVQKLDLPRLVSDPNEQMNQTPFNMTLTSWIDILGATMQGQAPTFAHTYREKHLSNSPSLGLRELMGCDDRVMYLISEIACLEALKGSGMDDITLCQHVHALGDQINITEIGEPGPKMPYNNNGSLSPKQLSKNMTAAFRLAARIYLCSLVPGFNPAQASCVGLVEKLANVLQLIPSGPGGFDRSLVWVYLIGGSVSLHGSSFRALFEDRVAQLGDVSDCGSFGRVTSLLNEVWMQTSSIKSSDSCAGSPGSASGSEAVAYIHWRDVMQMKGWDFLLI, encoded by the exons ATGTCATCTCTACCCCCCAACCACGTTCGAGCCGACTTCATGAGATCAACAGCTGCAGTCAACATGGCCGTCGCATCCTCTGCGAAGGCCAAGTCGGCCTGCAAagccaacagcaacaacaatgCCAGCTCAAAGTCAAAGACACAAATGCACCGTCGCTCAAGAACGG GATGCTACACCTGCAGATTGCGCCGCAAGAAGTGCGACGAGGGCTCACCAATGTGCTCCGCTTGCAAACATCTTGGTTTGACATGTGAATACAAACGGCCCATGTGGTGGAGCAACAACGACGCTCGTCGCAAGCACAAGGACGACATCAAGATGATTATCAAGCGCAAGAAGCTCTCGGAAAAGGCGTCGCACACGATTCAGACTTCCGTCGGCTCCCCCCCAGGCCTGTCGCACTCGTTGCCGACCTCTGCCACCTTCTCCGACCCTCTTGACCGCACTCGCTCTGCCTCCATCGACTCGCACTTTTCCACGGCATTCAACTTCAACAGCCCGCCAACCGTCGGTGCCGAGTATGGCGCGTACAACCCGCAGATGCACCCCGACTTCATGTTTGGCAGCTTCCCCTCGCCGTACGAGATTGATGTCAAGACGGAACGACAGGTGTACATGAACGATGTGCCGACTCTGAGGGAGTCGACCATCTCCACCTTCAGCACCTTTCacacaccccctcctccgggcACTATTCTGCCCTCGTCTGTGCCACTCGAAGGCGAATGGACCGAACAGGTTTACTCGGAACGCAAGGAATCACTCAGCGAGGAGACGCTCAACGTCAACTTCTTCGACTTCTCCCATGGCCCAACCATGTCCAACCGCCAAGTCGCaatcgagctcgacgagaacgaccAGCGCCTGCTGGACCACTTCGTTCAGTTTGTCCTGCCTACAATCTTCCCCATCCTCGACACGAACCAGCACGGCTCTGTCGGCTCCGATCTGATCCTTCCGGCCCTGCAGAACAACAAAGGCTACCTGCACTGCTGCCTAAGCATCGCTGCCCAGCACTACAAGGCGACCATGAATGTATCGGGCGAGGAGATTGACCAGGACATCATGCGCCATCGCTATGCCACCATCACAGCCCTGTGCGACGCTCTGACCAAGGACGAGAACCACCAGGAGATTCTCGACGCTGCGTTGGGTCTCATCTTCTTCCAgtgcgtcgtcggccgcttcgACGATGCGCTCCCCGACATCCCATGGCACCAGCACTTTCAAGCTGCCATCAACTTGGTGCAGAAGCTTGACCTCCCTCGCCTGGTGTCGGACCCGAATGAGCAGATGAACCAAACGCCCTTTAACATGACGTTGACGTCTTGGATCGATATTCTCGGCGCGACCATGCAGGGCCAAGCACCCACCTTTGCCCATACCTACCGAGAGAAGCATCTGTCAAACAGTCCCAGTCTTGGCCTCCGCGAGCTCATGGGCTGTGACGACCGCGTCATGTACCTCATCTCCGAGATCGCCTGCCTCGAGGCTCTCAAGGGCAGCGGAATGGACGACATTACCCTTTGTCAGCACGTACACGCACTTGGCGACCAGATCAATATCACGGAGATCGGAGAACCCGGCCCCAAGATGCCTTACAACAACAATGGAAGCCTGTCGCCAAAGCAGCTTTCCAAGAACATGACAGCTGCCTTCCGTCTTGCCGCACGCATCTATCTCTGCAGCCTTGTGCCCGGCTTCAACCCCGCGCAGGCTTCCTGCGTCGGcctggtcgagaagctcgcaAACGTTCTCCAGCTGATCCCTTCGGGACCTGGAGGCTTTGATCGCAGCCTCGTCTGGGTTTACCTCATCGGCGGCTCTGTCAGCTTGCATGGCAGCTCCTTCCGCGCCTTGTTTGAGGACCGCGTTGCgcagcttggcgacgtcTCGGACTGCGGTTCCTTTGGCCGCGTCACCTCGCTCCTCAACGAAGTCTGGATGCAAACGAGCAGCATCAAGAGCAGCGACAGCTGCGCCGGCAGCCCTGGTTCCGCATCGGGATCGGAGGCGGTAGCATACATCCACTGGCGGGATGTCATGCAGATGAAGGGATGGGACTTTTTGCTGATCTGA
- a CDS encoding Putative peptidase M3A/M3B catalytic domain, neurolysin/Thimet oligopeptidase, domain 2 has translation MFKSPSRGLWVCTQCVRQASRGQQRRWMAAVSGAAPSSITADHSPPGRNTDDGILRELFDSPDRAAKAFKAAGPSVGLFKNRYLTSPNGFYVFARRSLEKAQKIVHRVLHASSVSEYQSVVKDLDRLSDLLCRVLDLSDFVRMTHPDPRFQQAAAGAWSMVYQYMNQLNTMTGLSDQLVKAMGQPEVVAAWSEEERTVAEILKLDFTKSAVDLPQQERDRFVDLSQQISEVGSMFVSDMAPAKREVVLPSSSFYGLYPGIARALTMRGKLRLPTTGPEAQAALRSVKDEGTRKEVYMAMRTASKQTVHLLETMLKLRSELANLAGFSSYAHLSLKDRMMAKSPGAVMQFLQALQKHNTPIVQQEMADLLRLKQTQLDPTATQVHPWDKDFLMDGVRSGMRLPVRHPDHLPSFFSIGTVMQGMSRLFTRLYGIQFRPRESQPGETWHEDVRRLDVVTDTGELIAVLYCDLFFREDKSPNPAHFTLRCSRAIASYEVQEAAEDIHNATSDMPKFERPEQAANDGMESLLQDGVLMQLPTIALVCDFPKHDAGSSAPALLSYYQVETLFHEMGHAIHSILARTKLQNVSGTRCATDFAELPSTLMEHFAADPSVLGLFARHWKTDEPLPYQMVAERIRLAKRFEGIDTENQILLSLLDQSYHNPEVADPSFNSTQVYHNLQRQYSQGGADPPSTCWQGFFGHLHGYGSTYYSYVFDRVLAERVWRVVFRAGANGKALDRANGERLKENLLKWGGSRDPWQCLADTLQDDRLARGDDKAMALVGSWGIKDDHA, from the coding sequence ATGTTCAAATCTCCAAGCCGCGGCCTCTGGGTCTGCACCCAATGCGTTCGGCAAGCTTCCCGAGGCCAGCAGCGCCGATGGATGGCTGCCGtgtccggcgccgccccctcGAGCATCACCGCCGACCACTCACCTCCGGGTAGAAACACCGACGATGGCATTCTGCGCGAGCTGTTCGACTCTCCCGATCGGGCCGCAAAGGCATTCAAGGCGGCTGGGCCCAGCGTCGGTCTTTTCAAGAACCGTTACCTCACGAGTCCGAATGGCTTTTACGTTTTCGCCCGCAGGAGCTTGGAGAAGGCGCAGAAGATTGTACATCGCGTGCTTCATGCGTCAAGTGTATCTGAATACCAGtccgtcgtcaaggacctgGACCGCCTCAGCGACCTCCTCTGCCGAGTCCTCGATCTCTCCGACTTTGTCAGAATGACGCACCCAGACCCTCGATTCCAACAAGCAGCTGCTGGGGCTTGGTCTATGGTTTACCAGTACATGAACCAGCTGAATACCATGACTGGGCTGAGTGACCAGCTGGTGAAGGCAATGGGACAGCCCGAAGTTGTCGCGGCATGGtcggaagaggagaggacTGTTGCGGAGATTCTCAAGCTGGACTTTACCAAGTCGGCCGTCGACCTGCCGCAACAGGAGCGAGATCGTTTCGTCGACCTCTCGCAGCAGATCAGCGAGGTTGGGTCCATGTTCGTTTCGGACATGGCGCCTGCGAAAAGGGAGGTTGTCCTTCCATCTTCGAGCTTCTACGGGCTGTATCCCGGCATTGCTCGTGCGCTTACCATGAGAGGCAAGTTGCGCCTCCCGACCACCGGTCCTGAAGCTCAGGCCGCGCTCCGAAGCGTCAAGGACGAAGGAACGCGGAAGGAGGTGTACATGGCGATGCGCACTGCCTCGAAGCAGACAGTCCACCTGCTGGAGACGATGCTCAAGCTCCGATCCGAGCTGGCAAATCTCGCGGGCTTCTCGAGCTATGCCCATCTCTCTTTGAAAGACAGAATGATGGCAAAGTCCCCTGGTGCCGTGATGCAATTCCTACAGGCGCTGCAAAAGCACAACACCCCTATCGTCCAGCAGGAGATGGCGGACCTCCTAAGGTTGAAGCAGACTCAACTTGACCCGACTGCTACTCAAGTTCATCCCTGGGATAAGGATTTCCTAATGGATGGCGTTCGGTCCGGAATGAGGCTTCCGGTCCGTCATCCCGACCATctcccttctttcttctcgaTCGGGACCGTCATGCAGGGCATGTCGAGGCTATTCACCCGGCTCTACGGCATTCAGTTCAGGCCTAGAGAGTCCCAACCGGGCGAGACTTGGCACGAGGACGTGCGACGACTGGATGTCGTCACGGATACTGGCGAGTTGATTGCCGTCCTGTACTGCGATCTGTTTTTCAGGGAGGACAAGTCGCCAAACCCTGCCCACTTCACATTGCGCTGCTCTCGGGCTATCGCTTCGTACGAAGTGCAGGAGGCCGCGGAGGACATTCACAATGCCACTTCCGACATGCCCAAGTTCGAGAGACCCGAGCAAGCTGCCAACGATGGTATGGAGAGCTTGCTGCAGGATGGCGTCCTGATGCAGCTGCCCACCATCGCACTTGTTTGTGACTTCCCAAAGCACGATGCCGGCAGTTCTGCGCCGGCGCTTCTCTCATACTACCAGGTCGAGACCCTCTTCCACGAGATGGGACATGCTATCCACTCGATCTTGGCTCGCACCAAGCTCCAGAACGTGTCGGGCACGAGATGCGCGACCGACTTCGCCGAGCTCCCTTCGACGCTGATGGAGcacttcgccgccgacccgTCGGTACTAGGACTCTTCGCAAGACACTGGAAGACGGACGAGCCCCTGCCGTACCAGATGGTCGCCGAGCGGATCCGTCTGGCGAAACGTTTCGAGGGCATTGACACGGAGAACCAGatccttctttcccttctcgATCAGTCATACCACAACCCCGAGGTCGCCGACCCGTCGTTCAACTCGACTCAGGTCTACCACAACCTGCAGAGGCAGTACTcccagggcggcgccgacccTCCCAGCACGTGCTGGCAGGGGTTCTTTGGCCACCTGCACGGGTACGGCAGCACCTACTACAGTTACGTCTTCGACCGCGTCCTGGCCGAGCGGGTCTGGCGCGTGGTATTCCGCGCCGGTGCGAACGGCAAGGCGCTCGACCGGGCTAACGGCGAGCGGCTCAAGGAGAATCTCCTGAAGTGGGGCGGAAGCCGCGACCCGTGGCAGTGTCTGGCGGACACCCTCCAGGATGACCGTCTTGCCAggggcgacgacaaggcGATGGCGCTGGTTGGCAGCTGGGGCATCAAGGACGACCATGCCTGA
- a CDS encoding Putative MICOS complex subunit MIC26/MIC27 protein: MAARVLLQRRAAPLAATVMLGGFALAPRTAHAEAPESSQPKKPIYDDLELPATSGTLPPPIPRAEQPPPAEEPKTRGPTPTDRLAVQIGKARLALYQYAVGAEDAVNQTMDKAFNLEQSFTSTIASLAPPRESGEKLMPGAIYVLVAAMAGSIVTRNRSIILRATAPLALGITAGWTVLPITMGNVSNLAWKYEQRFPVVAQGHLKLRESIENSLRMARLHSEIGVRYVDEKVTDARETVEDWVKKGK; this comes from the exons ATGGCTGCTAGAGTGTTGCTACAACGG CGCGCCGCGCCGTTGGCAGCTACGGTTATGCTGGGAGGATTCGCCCTGGCCCCCCGAACTGCCCACGCTGAAGCTCCCGAGAGCAGCCAG CCCAAGAAGCCCATCTACGACGACTTGGAGCTCCCCGCGACGAGCGGaacccttcctcctccgatCCCCCGGGCCGAGCAGCCTCCTCCGGCCGAAGAACCCAAGACCCGAGGACCTACGCCCACCGACCGTCTCGCCGTCCAGATCGGCAAGGCGCGTCTGGCCCTCTACCAGtacgccgtcggcgctgAGGATGCCGTCAACCAGACGATGGACAAGGCCTTCAACCTCGAGCAGTCCTTCACCAGCACCATCGCGTCCCTTGCGCCTCCCCGCGAGAGCGGCGAGAAGCTGATGCCCGGTGCCATCTACGTTCTagtcgccgccatggccggcaGCATCGTCACGCGCAACCGCAGCATCATCCTGCGTGCCACCGCTCCCCTGGCCCTCGGTATCACCGCCGGCTGGACCGTCCTGCCCATCACCATGGGCAACGTCTCCAACCTCGCGTGGAAGTATGAGCAGCGcttccccgtcgtcgcccagggcCACCTCAAGCTCCGCGAGAGCATCGAGAACAGCTTGCGGATGGCGAGGCTCCACAGCGAGATTGGTGTACGATATGTCGACGAGAAGGTCACGGACGCCCGGGAAACCGTCGAGGACTGGGTGAAGAAGGGCAAATAA
- a CDS encoding Putative inorganic pyrophosphatase: MPLLRGIKLQLPKTTVSPVAAAPVPVLQLLPPTAARRALSFCVPSARPSPVSTLTRRPPIQAPSRANHSATLAAHTKPTPGSSTPPPPSLLASSANGTPPRPSQSAAAPGIKSKIPSQRTAQIARHFSTISKDSDPSFHHQPPAMASPYSLRKVGAPNTLEHRVYIEKDGVPVSPFHDIPLYANQEQTILNMVVEIPRWTNAKLEISKEELLNPIKQDIKKGKLRYVRNCFPHKGYLWNYGAFPQTWEDPNAIHPETKAKGDNDPLDVCEIGELVGYTGQVKQVKVLGVMALLDEEETDWKVIVIDVNDPLAPKLNDVEDVERHLPGLLRATNEWFRIYKIPDGKPENQFAFTGECKNKSYAMDVVRECAEAWERLITGKTQPGSVSTANTTVSQSPARLGSDQLPPLPPNQDLPAEKIDASIDKWFFISGASA; this comes from the exons ATGCCACTCCTACGAGGCATTAAGCTGCAGCTCCCCAAGACAACTGTCAGCCCGGTCGCTGCTGCCCCTGTACCCGTACTGCAGCTGCTGCctcccaccgccgcccgccgcgcaCTCAGTTTTTGCGTGCCTTCTGCCCGACCCAGTCCCGTTTCCACACTCACTCGTCGACCCCCGATTCAGGCCCCGTCCCGGGCCAATCACTCAGCAACCCTGGCGGCACACACCAAGCCGACGCCCGGGTCTTctacccctccccctccatccctccTTGCATCATCCGCCAACGGgacccctcctcgcccgtcacaatctgctgccgcccccgGTATTAAATCCAAAATTCCCTCCCAACGCACCGCGCAGATTGCCCGTCACTTCTCTACCATCTCCAAGGACTCTGACCCAAGTTTCCATCACCAACCGCCCGCAATGGCCTCTCCCTACTCCCTCCGCAAGGTTGGTGCTCCTAACACCTTGGAGCACCGTGTCTACATCGAGAAGGATGGCGTCCCCGTGTCTCCCTTCCACGACATCCCCCTCTACGCCAACCAGGAGCAGACCATCCTGAACATGGTCGTTGAGATCCCCCGCTGGACCAACGCCAAGCTCGAG ATCTCCAAGGAGGAGCTCCTCAACCCCATCAAGCAGGACATCAAGAAGGGCAAGCTTCGCTACGTCCGCAACTGCTTCCCCCACAAGGGCTACCTCTGGAACTACGGTGCCTTCCCCCAG ACCTGGGAGGACCCTAACGCCATCCAccccgagaccaaggctAAGGGTGACAACGACCCTCTCGATGTCTGCGAGATCGGTGAGCTTGTCGGCTACACCGGTCAGGTCAAGCAGGTCAAGGTCCTCGGTGTCAtggccctgctcgacgaggaggagaccgACTGGAAGGTCATCGTTATCGACGTGAACGACCCCCTGGCTCCCAAGCTCAACGACGTTGAGGACGTCGAGCGCCACCTGCCCGGTCTTCTCCGTGCCACCAACGAGTGGTTCCGCATCTACAAGATCCCCGACGGAAAGCCCGAGAACCAGTTCGCCTTCACCGGCGAGTGCAAGAACAAGAG CTACGCCATGGACGTCGTCCGTGAGTGCGCCGAGGCCTGGGAGAGACTCATCACCGGCAAGACCCAGCCCGGCAGCGTCTCCAC cgccaacaccaccgtcAGCCAGTcccccgcccgcctcggctCTGACCAgcttcctcctctgcctcctAACCAGGACCTCCCCGCCGAGAAGATTGATGCTTCCATTGACAAGTGGTTCTTCATTAGCGGTGCCTCCGCATAA